Proteins co-encoded in one Calliopsis andreniformis isolate RMS-2024a unplaced genomic scaffold, iyCalAndr_principal scaffold0132, whole genome shotgun sequence genomic window:
- the LOC143187624 gene encoding uncharacterized protein LOC143187624: protein MDEGSTISLIDESLAEEIGAGGPREQLILQGANQKMIAVESMSKRVTFKISGALTNKEFSVSGAQTVKGLSLPWQGLSRKDLDRYTHLNDIEIQCYPNEQPQLLLGQDNWDLIISQETRRASRDEPVASRTELGWVVHGYVATKIRPRVKETMLHIDNRTDAQDDQLHGGDLHELVKNHFRLESIGIMPRTRFDAQKKRAIQLLKSTTKRVGDRWETGLLWRQDDIQLPENYSDTFIRLKSLEKKLDKNPEYERAYQEQINDLISNGYARKSRREDNQRRWYLPHFGVTNPHKPGKLRLVFDAAARTDGVSLNDHLLAGPDMLNSLLGTLFRFRQGLIAFTGDIKEMFLQIKIRTEDQRAQCFLWRGKDRRRPPETYIMTSMIFGAASSPCSALYVRNRNAEEFRETYPHAAKAIIQKHYMDDYLDSVNTDEEAIKLIHDVTEVHRRGGFQIRNWSSNSQKVLSRLPQATLMKGAVPLNSTTGMETRILGLQWAPTDDTLGFELNMKKALEMIVTGAQRPTKREMLRTIMSVFDPIGILAPLTIRSRMLLQKVWRSGIAWDQCLTDDQCEYWRRWTADLKAIGRCKIPRCYIKQPLHSDPELHVFCDASERAYAAVAYWRYELENDKFVTAFIASKSRVAPLKPVSIPRMELQAALLGGRIAHTIQKEHDFKVLKRVFWTDSRTVLHWIRTDPREYKAFVAHRLGEIDDLTDVSEWRWVPTRHNPADDATRDNQIQVTSESRWIVGPEFLTNPEETWPKMKSIPNMEVIHVKEERKPQFVAVCSNQFRWALPELARFSSWTRLIRSTGWVLVFADRCRRRRNSEMSVDYLERAETLWIKSSQRESFGQEIEVLRQNKTLPRHSRLVQLTVLLDEEGIIRLRGRISALEGVERQSRDPPVLDGKHAYTKLLVLHYHRRANHGSTEATINELRQKYWILNLRPTARNVAARCQLCRIKRSKPETPLMADLPAARLKHHHRPFTYCGIDYFGPMLVTIGRRREKRWGVLFTCLTTRAIHLELAASLTTDSMIMALRRMIARRGCPTEIYSDNGTNFRGADAELRIARQEMDANLLNGEAINLGIRWRFIPPAAPHMGGSWERLIRSVKVSLKAVLKERAPKEETLATLMAEVEHTVNSRPLTHVSVDHRDQGSLTPNHFLIGASSGAPIPGKFRDQDLHLRKQWRVAQKLADMYWSRWVKEYLPTLLTRTKWNRETRPLQEGDLVQIVDHTLPRNTWPRGIISKVYPGPDGRIRVVDVRTKTGILRRPAVKVVVLPIKEIGASILESAPGGENVDDTEV, encoded by the coding sequence ATGGACGAAGGATCAACGATTAGCCTAATAGATGAATCTTTAGCAGAAGAGATTGGAGCTGGAGGGCCCAGGGAACAGCTAATTTTACAGGGTGCTAATCAAAAGATGATAGCAGTGGAGTCCATGAGCAAGCGAGTCACCTTTAAAATAAGCGGAGCACTGACCAACAAGGAATTCAGCGTGTCGGGAGCGCAGACAGTCAAAGGACTATCGCTACCTTGGCAAGGATTGTCGAGGAAAGATCTTGACAGATACACGCACTTAAATGACATAGAGATACAGTGCTATCCCAATGAGCAACCGCAGTTATTACTCGGACAAGATAATTGGGATCTGATAATATCGCAGGAAACTCGAAGAGCCTCACGTGATGAACCAGTCGCCTCTCGCACAGAGTTGGGATGGGTCGTGCACGGTTATGTGGCTACCAAAATTAGGCCGAGAGTAAAGGAAACCATGTTACACATTGATAACCGCACAGACGCACAAGATGACCAATTACATGGAGGTGACCTACACGAGTTGGTCAAAAATCACTTCAGATTAGAGAGTATAGGGATAATGCCACGAACCCGATTCGATGCGCAAAAGAAACGAGCTATTCAGTTGCTCAAATCCACGACAAAACGAGTTGGGGACCGCTGGGAAACGGGACTACTATGGAGACAAGACGACATTCAACTTCCTGAAAATTACAGTGATACGTTCATCCGTTTGAAGTCGCTGGAAAAGAAATTGGACAAAAATCCAGAATATGAACGAGCGTACCAAGAACAAATTAATGACCTCATAAGCAACGGTTACGCAAGGAAATCAAGACGAGAGGATAACCAAAGAAGATGGTATCTACCCCATTTCGGCGTCACCAATCCGCACAAACCAGGGAAACTGCGTTTAGTATTTGACGCTGCTGCGAGAACGGATGGTGTTTCTTTAAATGATCACCTATTGGCTGGGCCGGACATGCTGAATTCATTGTTGGGGACATTGTTCCGGTTCCGTCAAGGACTAATTGCATTTACCGGGGATATCAAAGAAATGTTTCTGCAAATCAAGATCCGTACGGAAGATCAAAGGGCGCAATGCTTCTTGTGGAGAGGCAAAGATCGCAGGCGGCCGCCGGAAACATATATCATGACATCCATGATCTTTGGAGCGGCATCTTCACCATGCTCAGCCCTATACGTGAGAAATCGAAATGCCGAGGAATTCCGAGAAACTTACCCACATGCAGCCAAAGCGATCATACAGAAACATTATATGGACGACTATTTGGATAGCGTTAATACAGACGAAGAAGCCATTAAGTTGATTCATGATGTCACAGAAGTACATCGACGTGGAGGCTTTCAGATTCGCAACTGGTCAAGCAACAGCCAGAAGGTGTTGTCCAGGTTACCGCAGGCGACTTTAATGAAGGGAGCCGTACCCTTAAATTCGACAACCGGTATGGAAACGAGGATTTTAGGCTTACAGTGGGCTCCTACCGACGACACGTTGGGGTTCGAATTGAACATGAAGAAAGCCCTTGAGATGATTGTTACAGGTGCCCAACGACCAACGAAACGCGAAATGCTACGCACTATAATGTCAGTATTCGATCCCATAGGCATTCTGGCGCCACTCACAATCCGTAGTAGAATGCTACTGCAGAAAGTTTGGCGGAGTGGTATAGCTTGGGATCAATGCCTCACAGATGATCAGTGTGAATATTGGCGACGATGGACAGCCGATCTGAAAGCTATAGGTCGATGCAAAATACCACGTTGTTACATCAAGCAGCCCCTTCATAGCGACCCAGAATTGCACGTGTTCTGCGACGCTAGCGAAAGAGCATACGCAGCGGTAGCTTACTGGCGGTATGAACTCGAAAACGACAAGTTTGTCACGGCGTTCATCGCGAGTAAGTCTCGAGTTGCTCCCTTGAAGCCAGTCTCAATCCCAAGGATGGAGCTTCAAGCGGCGTTGCTTGGCGGCAGAATAGCGCATACCATCCAGAAGGAACACGATTTTAAGGTGTTAAAACGCGTATTCTGGACGGATTCTCGCACGGTACTTCATTGGATTAGAACAGATCCTCGGGAATATAAAGCATTCGTGGCACACAGGCTAGGCGAAATAGATGACCTGACAGACGTTTCCGAATGGCGATGGGTACCTACGAGGCACAATCCAGCGGATGACGCGACAAGAGATAACCAAATACAGGTAACGTCCGAGAGCAGATGGATAGTAGGACCAGAATTTCTCACGAACCCGGAAGAGACTTGGCCGAAAATGAAAAGCATCCCTAATATGGAGGTGATACACGTTAAGGAGGAGAGGAAACCGCAATTTGTTGCCGTATGTTCAAACCAATTCCGATGGGCATTGCCAGAATTGGCCCGATTCTCATCCTGGACACGGTTGATACGTAGCACCGGGTGGGTGTTGGTGTTTGCCGACCGTTGTCGCAGAAGAAGGAACTCGGAAATGTCCGTAGATTACCTGGAACGAGCGGAGACTCTATGGATAAAATCTAGTCAGAGGGAGAGCTTCGGCCAAGAAATCGAAGTTCTACGTCAAAATAAAACTCTGCCAAGACACAGCCGATTAGTGCAGCTTACAGTACTATTGGATGAAGAAGGCATTATTCGTCTGCGTGGGCGCATAAGCGCCTTGGAAGGCGTTGAAAGACAATCGAGAGATCCGCCCGTACTCGATGGGAAGCACGCTTATACCAAGTTACTTGTGTTGCACTATCACCGAAGAGCTAACCATGGTAGTACCGAAGCTACTATTAATGAATTAAGACAAAAATATTGGATCTTAAATCTAAGACCGACTGCCCGAAACGTCGCCGCACGTTGTCAATTATGCCGAATAAAACGTAGCAAACCAGAAACACCACTCATGGCGGATTTACCGGCAGCCCGATTAAAGCACCATCATAGACCATTCACTTATTGTGGTATCGACTATTTTGGGCCAATGTTGGTTACTATAGGTAGAAGAAGGGAAAAGAGATGGGGAGTTCTATTCACATGTCTCACGACTCGAGCGATACACCTGGAGCTCGCCGCATCTTTAACAACGGATTCCATGATTATGGCACTCAGGCGAATGATTGCTCGGCGGGGATGTCCAACCGAAATTTATTCGGATAACGGGACAAACTTTCGAGGCGCCGATGCTGAATTACGAATTGCCCGCCAGGAAATGGACGCGAACCTCTTGAACGGAGAAGCCATCAATCTAGGAATACGTTGGCGGTTCATACCACCGGCGGCACCACACATGGGTGGTAGTTGGGAGCGACTTATAAGATCTGTTAAGGTATCGCTTAAAGCAGTACTGAAAGAACGTGCTCCCAAAGAGGAGACCTTAGCTACCCTGATGGCGGAAGTGGAACATACTGTTAATAGTCGACCATTGACTCATGTGTCGGTAGACCACAGAGATCAAGGAAGTCTGACACCTAATCATTTTCTTATTGGAGCATCATCAGGAGCGCCGATACCAGGAAAGTTTCGTGACCAAGATCTGCACTTACGAAAACAATGGCGCGTAGCACAGAAATTGGCCGACATGTACTGGTCTAGATGGGTAAAGGAATACCTACCCACGTTGCTTACGCGAACAAAGTGGAACCGGGAAACAAGGCCATTGCAAGAGGGCGACCTGGTACAAATCGTCGACCACACATTACCACGTAATACATGGCCCCGTGGCATAATATCAAAGGTCTATCCCGGCCCTGATGGACGCATCCGAGTCGTAGACGTACGAACGAAGACAGGAATACTCCGGCGACCAGCAGTCAAAGTCGTCGTGTTACCTATTAAGGAAATTGGTGCGTCCATTCTTGAGTCCGCACCAGGGGGGGAGAATGTTGACGACacagaggtctaa